From the Centropristis striata isolate RG_2023a ecotype Rhode Island chromosome 5, C.striata_1.0, whole genome shotgun sequence genome, the window GAGGCCCGCAAGGAGATCCAGCACCTTCAGGAGGTGGTTGAAACAGTGAGGTCCAACCTGACTGtccgtgaacaagacccccatGACCACAAACCATACTCGGGGCTGCAGGCGTCCCGGCCAGGAGGGAAGTCTCGCTCCTGCGGCTGTTCCCCTGCCAGCACTTTGAGTCGCACCACCACCCACACCCGACTGAGCAACGAGGCTCTGCAGCTGGAGCGCGGCTTCAACGCTCCTGAGTCAAACAGAGCGCCTCGCCCATCAGGACAAACCCACCTGGTCCTGGAGGCGGCCCTCCTCTCAGAGCAGCTGCCACCACAGGGCGGCATCCGGGTCCCCCCAACTGTGCCGCGCTCTTCCACCTACGAAAGGCTGTGCAGTGGGGGGGCGGTGTTGCCAATGTCACACTCCTGCCACACTCTCAGTAGCAGCTGCAAGTGCAGTGGGCACACCTACCTCCCCCATCACCACTTGTTCCTGCATTTACCTCAGGAGGAGGCCCCGGCAACAGCTGCAACCACTCCTGCCCCTGCCTCTGATCCCATCCCGACTCCTTCTCCTGCTGCGGAGAAGAAGCCAGAGGTGCGCTCTCAGGCCTGCAGCCCGACCATGACCTGGCTGTGTGAGGAGACCGGTGTGGAAGAGCTGAGTATCATTTCTTTCGCCACAGCAGACATCAGCCCCACAGAACCACGTGTGTCTCCATCATCATTACCTGCTGTGGTCCCTCCTGAGCACTCATACAGAGTCGAGCCGCTGCCGCCCGACAAACCAGAGGAGGTGACCAAGATCCTATCGGAGCCCCACACCTGCCAGCCCCACCCTATAGCTCCACTCCCAGAGAGACAGGACGCTGTAGTAGTGCAGATAGAGGAGGACGAGGAAACTGAAGGTACAAATGAAGAAGGTAACCCCCCTCAGGTCTGCCACTGGAGCCGATACTTCCTCGTAGATCTGTTGGCTTTGGCGATGCCAGTGGTCCCGACCATGGCGTGGCTGTGTCGAGGGGCGTCACGGGAAGTCATGCCAGTGTATCATATCGGCTCCCTGCTGAGAGGTTGCTGTGCCGTGGCCCTACACTCACTTCGCCGCCGGAGTGCAGTCAGGGGCCGCAGACCTACCAGCATGAACGGAACAGCACCAATCTGAAACTTTCTGCTCCCTCTgacattaaagggacagttcaccccaaaattaaaatatatacttCTTCTCTTACCTGTAGCGCTATCTTTctatctagattgttttggtgtgtcaTGAACCAGAgcttactcaagataatccacagagcggattcatgtaggaactattttctctcTGTTGTACTTCCTTTATGAAACTGGGTCACTATTTCTGTAAAGAGACATTTTGCCGCTTTGAGCACCACAGACCATTTTTGGCCTTATTCTGATTTTATCtgcctcatttatttttatttgtccaattttatttgtttagcaCTTTGTAACGCAGTTCAGAAAAGAGCTACAGAAATGTCatcattatttatgttattttttattaataccattattattatagttcCATTGTATTGGAgagaagcagtggtggaatgtaactaagtacatttactcaagtactgcacacaagtgcaattttgaggtacttgtactttacttgagtatttccatttatatagctttatacttctattccactatATTTtcaggcaaatgttgtactttttactccactacatttagttggcagctttagttacttttcaggtcaagatttaacataaaaaacatgttaaattaaacctcattatAGTATATTCAGTTGTTataatgagccctaccttgagaaatacaaacgctgcttacataaatgcatcaataataatcatccaatcatatatttagaaaatatgaCAATCTGTGAGGGGCCATTCttcataacaagtacttttgtttttgattctttaacacattttgatgctggtacttttgtactgttacttaagtaagttctgagtgcaggacttttacagtattagtacttttacttaaataaggaatctgaatacttcttccagcaCTGGAGAGAAGGCAGACCACCTCTACAACCAATATCTCCAACATTCTGCAACTCACACCAGAACAATCTAGATTGTAATATCATAGCGttacaggtaagagaaaaatatgtttttttatttttattttgaggtgaactgttcctttaagaaaACAACCCCCAACCTCTGCAGGCACAGCCACAGCAAAGCTGACTTTATCACATTTCGGTCACGGCCATGTGTTGGGTAGCTCCTCTTATAAGATTTCTAGATTTTACATAATGCCCTCGTGATTTTGTGGTCATGCCTTGCCTTAGAGAACAAAGGATTAGTTGTACATTACTTCATTACTCAGATGTACTTGCTGCTACTGCCTGCAGTTTAAgtggttttctttttattggaATTTGCATGTAGCCCACAGTCTGGTCGGGTTCTCCTGCTTGAAATAAAAAGCCCCTTACCTGGATTTAGATGGTGTCCTCTGggcaaagatattcagtttatttcatGGAAAGTGAAAGAGAAATTGTCTGAATGCTTCTCTATTTTCATCATCATGTTTAATAATTGTTAAAAGAGAATATCAGAGAGTCACAGTCATGAGATTTGTTCAACATCGTCCCacaaaatcagaaaataaattacagtcAGTACTTATTTGGCTTATTCAGCAGCAGTTAGTAGATTTACAGAGCACAGTGAGTCACTTCCATCAATGAAAAAACTGAATGTTTCTGAAAACTGTTGGGACTTTTACCTTTTGAAAAGCATGTGCATTGAATCTAGTTCTCAGGTGCAGAACAGACAGGGTAATGATATTTTTGCCAATAAACAAAACATGGGAGTTTAAAACTGTACAGACTATTTCTATGATCCTGTTGGagcaacattaatacatttgtttttttgcttaaccaaactaaaaataaagaacaaaaaagtcTGCAGTTTACTAAATCTCCAAAGTAGAGATGATGCCAAACTAGGCCCAATTCTTATAGCTTTTCAGCAGGATAGCCTTTGTGTCAGtgtgtatctaaaaataaagcctgagtgagtgagtgtgtgtgtgtgtgtgtgtgtgtgtgtgtgtgtgtgtgtgtgtgtgtgtgtgagagagagagagagtgaatgcACTGTCTGGTCGTGTATCTACACTCACATATTTCTATAAAGATCATGGGAGATAAAGGGAATTGTAATTTGAATGGAAAAGGACATGGATGAGCAGTCttgtttcacctttttgaaGAGGTAACTGTTTTTGATATTGTGATATACTTTCTAGCTTTACATGCTATTTGCACAGCTGCAAGTAAAGATCAACACTTTGATGTACTGTTTGTACCATAGCTGTGAATATTCATCTTACAAGTGGCTCTTTTGTGCATCAACTAAAATGGATTGATTGTAAATGCAAACTATGATGTACGGATTACATTTTCAGCCTTATTATACAATGCAAGGGCAAGGTTTTAGATTTCAGAGATCTTTCCAATAAGGTTTTACTAGTTGTTTAATTCAATTATTCAGCCTGAAAAGGAACAGTTAACCCCAAATCAAAAGGTACACATTatttctcttacctgtagtgccaTTTATCAAACTAGAATGTTTTGGTTATGAGTATCTGCTcgaatataattattttgtttattgtgattttgctaaatctctgcaaaaaatggtaatgttattgtttgtttagtttattttcttatcattgttatttataattgctataaatattttgtttgtttttaacatgtttgAATAAAGACAGATCATAATGAAGCTAGATGGCACTTCATTAGCGGTGCTCAAAGCGCCGCTAATTTGAAAAGCTCAACAGTATAGCCTCTTTCCAGACATCAA encodes:
- the LOC131970999 gene encoding syntaphilin isoform X1, encoding MSLTPSRNPSSGQRRRSVGTGGGGGGRYSHSDTSSTHTYPGRVRAAESSPTARTYPSTPRRQAKHTACSDNHGIRPPTPEQYLTPLQQKEVCIRHLRARLRDNVERLQHRDCEIDELRTQLYRMQEDWIEEECHRVEAQLALKEARKEIQHLQEVVETVRSNLTVREQDPHDHKPYSGLQASRPGGKSRSCGCSPASTLSRTTTHTRLSNEALQLERGFNAPESNRAPRPSGQTHLVLEAALLSEQLPPQGGIRVPPTVPRSSTYERLCSGGAVLPMSHSCHTLSSSCKCSGHTYLPHHHLFLHLPQEEAPATAATTPAPASDPIPTPSPAAEKKPEVRSQACSPTMTWLCEETGVEELSIISFATADISPTEPRVSPSSLPAVVPPEHSYRVEPLPPDKPEEVTKILSEPHTCQPHPIAPLPERQDAVVVQIEEDEETEGTNEEGNPPQVCHWSRYFLVDLLALAMPVVPTMAWLCRGASREVMPVYHIGSLLRGCCAVALHSLRRRSAVRGRRPTSMNGTAPI
- the LOC131970999 gene encoding syntaphilin isoform X2, which translates into the protein MWKDYNTDCEIDELRTQLYRMQEDWIEEECHRVEAQLALKEARKEIQHLQEVVETVRSNLTVREQDPHDHKPYSGLQASRPGGKSRSCGCSPASTLSRTTTHTRLSNEALQLERGFNAPESNRAPRPSGQTHLVLEAALLSEQLPPQGGIRVPPTVPRSSTYERLCSGGAVLPMSHSCHTLSSSCKCSGHTYLPHHHLFLHLPQEEAPATAATTPAPASDPIPTPSPAAEKKPEVRSQACSPTMTWLCEETGVEELSIISFATADISPTEPRVSPSSLPAVVPPEHSYRVEPLPPDKPEEVTKILSEPHTCQPHPIAPLPERQDAVVVQIEEDEETEGTNEEGNPPQVCHWSRYFLVDLLALAMPVVPTMAWLCRGASREVMPVYHIGSLLRGCCAVALHSLRRRSAVRGRRPTSMNGTAPI